Proteins encoded in a region of the Oscillospiraceae bacterium MB24-C1 genome:
- the rpsS gene encoding 30S ribosomal protein S19 produces MGRSIKKGPYVHEKLLARVMAMNASDEKKVLKTWSRSSTIFPDFVGHTFAVHDGRKHVPVYVTEDMVGHKLGEFAPTRTFRGHAGAKKTGK; encoded by the coding sequence ATGGGTAGAAGTATTAAAAAAGGCCCTTACGTGCATGAAAAGCTGTTGGCACGCGTTATGGCGATGAACGCCTCCGACGAGAAGAAGGTACTCAAAACCTGGAGCAGATCCTCCACGATCTTCCCGGATTTTGTCGGGCACACCTTTGCTGTTCATGACGGGCGCAAGCACGTTCCGGTATATGTCACCGAGGATATGGTCGGTCACAAGCTCGGTGAGTTTGCCCCCACCAGAACCTTCCGTGGACACGCCGGCGCCAAGAAAACCGGTAAGTAG